The following are encoded together in the Corticium candelabrum chromosome 1, ooCorCand1.1, whole genome shotgun sequence genome:
- the LOC134176855 gene encoding protocadherin Fat 4-like: MSDASQRQTIVRGGLRWPNALAIDYVDDKLYWADAYYRIVEKSDLFGKGRATLINQVNVYNPYHMTQYLNRIYWTDWRRHTIEGGDKNTGLDRVSIAGSMSRPTAIHVVHTDRQPSGSNECLQLNGGCAQNCVNTIATYYCTCRTGYSLASDKHACIDNNECSTNHGGCSQICTNTQGSFKCSCLSGYKLAVDGLTCVDSNECTVNNGGCSFKCTNTPSSHFCSCRQGYELKSDQKTCQDKNECASSTTNDCPSDASCKNTAGSYSCICASGKHYDTVTKKCKDYDECKTSGNKCQQKCSNTDGSYTCSCLVGYKLNADKLTCSDIDDCAQSNGGCQQSCLNTAGSFSCSCNQKGYQLNSDKKACSLVNCGSPTHITGFTTTCDGTSEPYQYGKKCTLACTAGTLFGDHSIECLDSGRWSAPNTGCRGAAVVPNRSPTDISLGTTSVPENSAKSTIVGPLQTTDKDAGQTHTYVLTNDASGVFALDVKSNTITVNKALDYETRSSYSITVKSTDNGSPALSVTKKLTITITDVNEAPKAPTISKSSVNENSPKQTVVGTLSAADVDKPAQTLTFTLLSTDRDHFVLGGKSKNQLMVNQNTLDYEATPKKHQVTVQVVDSGTPPLTSTAVITITLINQNDPPTALSLSGMSVNEYAQGASSGANDNDLIGKLATTDQDAGDAHTYSLDDSANGKVKINGRNLVVDVASKIDYETATTFKIAVKTTDKAGATFTRSIVITVNKVNEAPTGVLLSSSDVLEHSPVGTVVGTFTAHDQDHGDSHSFTLVSDPGSFFQITGSTLKVNSDALDHEKTGSVIIEVKATDQGGLSVTKTIVITVNDRNEAPKNVNLTPVVGKACLFTVSPSQTAGDACVPENVPAGELVGTLSAIDDDGDAVSFSLIDSSGFFNLSGADILVSKPGLDYESATIGTIVGLSVEATDSFGLVTLKTFYVEIMNQNDPPTDISLSFRVVQESASVSTPFATFSAQDQDGDKLTFILNNDDNGKFGLLGSNLVVQKPLNHETTMKHTISVSCSDKLATVGPKTFVIEVKDDNDSPINITMNDTTIEENQPIGTVVGSVIATDEDTNETLTFGLDDDADGRFRLEENVATGQWLLHAQMPFDYETQASHLVIVRVSDSKGATNFEVFKIDIIDVNESPENLVLHHSVVFENQPAGTLVGIITASDPEGDSVQFSIANDLAGAFKLENVINSNTHTAQALKTAKVLDYELTRNYVIDLSASDGTAVPTVRRFQVSVKNQNEAPSLISLDVFTVAENSALSSKVATITVSDPDLPFVPQTFRCRLLDNAGGRLGVNRFEIIVFGPINYEETSKLTVYVECSDQGGLSTTSLFSIAVLDRDDPPTDVGSSTGQFQVLENLSPGSVVAVLVTTDEDSVDNFTYSVSSSNVPFTVSGNRLVTTRPLNFESRRSYVLNITSSDTSGFSVTREVVVLVLNANDRPLSVTVPSGVSVLENTPIGTLITTLGTVDDDNDQTYNYTLVSKPKDVSVSSDGRMFVFDATAIDYETSTSINLVVQSVDSGFGQLSVVQSVTIPIVDVNEAPSDIIIPILSVAENSVAGTVVSKVEVSDPDRFPQSFTCSMKQDADGRFQVKGGGVGSQLIQLYVGYNSSNINYEKDKVFDILVDCVDNGGMFLTKTFTLSVIDANDAPTDIVFSKDSLTPQQVTREGQQRNILTTPFVSISENSSYGEIVAYIYVIDEDKDQVHTCQFDNDQPDFGIHTRAREGVVIVVQQRLDYEAKTRYKVRVICTDSGNPHMNVTRALVINVIDVQESPVAINVFPNTIMENTPSGTMVGTLDCVDLDVGTASSVYLYKIVSLGARFAIVGSNQLVSTEPLDYEETPNISVSIEVTKVHNPPLSRRQTVVIQVTDVNEAATDLFVNHNQKTVVINETAGVGSLVGELSLNDPDNNDQFSFLVVSGSNDTFVTSNDNLTVSGTLDAWSQDIYNVVIQGSDSAGHSLQTVINILVQEVDACMTNNGGCDSHAQCFRAGPGFAGCKCFPGFSGDGYSCVDVDDCTPDPCSLENTDPNGGGCKNGYGGVFNFSCPCQKGWGQPDCKTEANECLSSPCNPVGTETCNDVFNGYECECLPGWEGDRCEINPDDCLTEVDPCHGHGVCIDKVGGYTCNCTDPYIGVNCDTDDSVCRGPETVCPVDRSARCVSYPPTNSNPYSCFCERPFSLDCTGCADGFEEKEVGSCTDVDECLSNNPCLNGGECTNTVGEFLCNCSFPWVGYKCHFDSRSEPIKPSDPGSSDMTVLAMAIAIIVLVVAIIIMAFLWHRHRNLRRIVYKGEKAAFDAREGRVDISPQFQEMIDTGEDRGHQEFTNPTFDLVDSDNPTELAAVTLDNPVYAMSTGVGDNPMYEPVMDLISGGHEYSNPGYTEVKSSLNSGRLWTKRPSSMARFEQN; the protein is encoded by the exons ATGAGTGATGCATCACAGCGCCAGACTATTGTTCGAGGTGGTTTGCGCTGGCCGAATGCTCTTGCAATTGACTATGTTGATGACAAACTCTACTGGGCTGATGCATACTACAGGATAGTTGAAAAGTCAGATTTATTTGGAAAAGGCCGGGCAACACTGATTAATCAAGTAAACGTGTACAATCCGTACCATATGACTCAGTACCTGAATCGAATCTACTGGACTGACTGGCGACGGCATACCATTGAAGGTGGGGACAAGAATACAGGACTGGATCGTGTGAGCATTGCAGGGAGCATGTCTCGACCCACTGCTATTCATGTTgttcatacagacagacaaccatcAG GGTCTAATGAATGCCTTCAACTAAATGGCGGTTGCGCTCAAAATTGTGTTAATACAATTGCAACATACTACTGTACTTGTAGAACTGGATACAGTTTGGCATCTGATAAGCATGCATGTATTG atAATAATGAGTGCAGCACTAACCATGGTGGTTGCAGTCAAATCTGTACTAACACACAGGGAAGTTTCAAATGCAGCTGTTTGAGTGGATACAAGCTTGCAGTTGATGGACTCACTTGTGTTG ATTCCAATGAATGCACAGTGAATAATGGTGGCTGCAGCTTTAAGTGTACCAACACACCGTCATCTCACTTTTGTTCATGTCGTCAAGGGTATGAACTCAAGTCTGACCAGAAGACTTGCCAAGACAAGAATGAGTGTGCTTCATCAACAACTAATGACTGTCCATCGGATGCTTCATGCAAAAACACTGCTGGGTCATATTCGTGCATTTGTGCATCAGGTAAACACTATGATACTGTCACAAAGAAATGCAAAGACTATGATGAATGCAAGACATCTGGCAACAAGTGTCAGCAGAAGTGCTCTAATACAGATGGGTCTTACACATGCAGCTGTCTTGTTGGGTACAAACTCAATGCAGACAAGCTTACTTGCTCGGATATTGATGACTGTGCTCAGAGCAATGGTGGCTGTCAGCAATCGTGTCTAAATACAGCTGGTTCCTTTAGCTGTAGTTGCAATCAGAAAGGATACCAGTTGAACAGTGACAAGAAAGCTTGTTCATTGGTCAACTGTGGCTCTCCAACTCACATTACAGGTTTTACAACAACATGTGATGGTACCTCTGAACCTTATCAGTATGGGAAGAAATGTACACTAGCTTGTACAGCTGGTACCCTCTTTGGGgatcattctattgaatgCTTGGACTCTGGTCGTTGGAGTGCCCCAAATACTGGTTGTCGTGGAGCAGCTGTTGTGCCTAATCGCAGTCCAACAGACATCAGTTTGGGAACAACATCTGTGCCTGAAAATTCAGCAAAAAGCACAATTGTTGGTCCATTGCAGACAACAGATAAAGATGCTGGACAAACTCACACTTATGTGCTAACAAATGATGCTAGTGGTGTGTTTGCACTAGATGTAAAAAGCAACACGATTACTGTTAACAAAGCGTTGGACTATGAGACACGGTCAAGCTACAGCATCACTGTGAAAAGCACTGACAATGGCAGTCCTGCTTTGTCAGTGACAAAGAAGTTaacaattacaattactgATGTGAACGAAGCTCCTAAAGCACCCACAATCAGCAAGAGTAGTGTCAATGAGAACTCACCAAAGCAGACAGTTGTAGGAACTCTATCAGCAGCTGATGTTGACAAACCTGCCCAAACTCTAACCTTTACACTGCTTAGTACAGACAGAGATCACTTTGTTCTTGGAGGGAAGTCTAAGAATCAATTGATGGTAAACCAGAACACTCTTGATTATGAAGCAACTCCAAAGAAGCATCAAGTTACAGTTCAAGTTGTTGATAGTGGTACACCACCTCTTACAAGCACAGCAGTTATAACGATTACACTGATCAATCAGAATGATCCTCCAACTGCTCTTTCTCTTTCAGGAATGTCAGTAAATGAATATGCTCAAGGTGCTAGTAGTGGAGCAAATGATAATGACCTTATAGGCAAATTGGCTACAACAGATCAGGATGCTGGTGATGCTCACACATACAGTTTGGATGATTCAGCCAATGGAAAGGTGAAGATAAATGGAAGAAACCtggttgttgatgttgctaGTAAGATTGACTATGAGACTGCAACTACATTTAAGATTGCTGTCAAGACAACAGATAAAGCTGGTGCAACATTTACGCGAAGCATTGTGATTACAGTTAACAAAGTCAATGAAGCACCCACAGGTGTTCTTCTGTCATCGAGTGATGTGTTGGAGCATTCACCTGTAGGTACTGTTGTGGGGACTTTCACTGCCCATGATCAAGATCATGGAGATAGTCATTCATTCACTCTTGTTTCTGATCCTGGTAGTTTTTTCCAAATTACTGGTTCAACTTTGAAAGTCAACTCAGATGCTTTAGATCATGAGAAAACAGGGTCTGTGATAATTGAGGTGAAGGCCACCGACCAAGGTGGCCTGTCAGTGACTAAAACCATTGTCATCACGGTAAACGATCGAAATGAAGCTCCAAAGAATGTGAATCTCACTCCAGTTGTTGGCAAAGCCTGTCTTTTTACTGTTTCTCCATCTCAGACAGCAGGGGATGCCTGTGTTCCTGAAAATGTGCCTGCTGGAGAATTGGTTGGTACTTTGTCAGCTATTGATGATGACGGTGATGCTGTGTCCTTTAGCCTGATTGATTCCAGCGGTTTCTTTAATCTCTCAGGAGCAGACATCCTTGTGTCAAAACCCGGCTTGGACTATGAATCAGCCACAATTGGTACAATTGTCGGTTTATCAGTAGAAGCAACTGATTCATTTGGACTAGTGACACTGAAGACTTTCTACGTTGAAATTATGAATCAGAATGATCCACCTACAGACATTTCTCTTAGTTTTCGAGTGGTTCAGGAATCTGCTTCTGTATCAACTCCGTTTGCCACTTTTTCAGCTCAAGATCAGGACGGAGACAAACTTACCTTCATTCTCAATAATGATGACAATGGTAAATTTGGTTTATTGGGTTCTAATCTTGTAGTCCAGAAGCCACTGAACCATGAGACTACAATGAAGCACACTATTTCTGTTAGTTGTTCAGATAAATTGGCTACCGTTGGGCCTAAGACGTTTGTCATTGAAGTCAAGGACGACAATGATTCACCCATCAATATTACTATGAATGATACTACAATCGAGGAGAACCAGCCAATTGGCACTGTTGTTGGTAGCGTTATTGCTACTGACGAAGACACAAATGAAACGTTGACATTTGGGTTGGATGATGATGCTGACGGACGTTTCAGGCTTGAAGAAAACGTAGCTACAGGACAATGGTTGTTACACGCTCAGATGCCATTTGATTATGAGACGCAAGCAAGCCATCTTGTTATAGTCCGCGTTTCAGACAGTAAAGGAGCAACTAATTTTGAAGTCTTTAAAATTGAT ATTATTGATGTTAATGAATCTCCGGAGAATTTGGTGCTTCATCACAGTGTTGTGTTTGAGAATCAACCTGCTGGTACACTGGTGGGTATTATAACTGCGAGCGATCCCGAAGGAGATTCTGTACAGTTCAGCATAGCAAATGACTTGGCTGGAGCATTCAAG TTAGAGAATGTTATCAACTCTAACACACATACCGCTCAAGCCTTGAAGACTGCAAAGGTGCTAGATTATGAATTAACTCGTAATTATGTTATTGATCTTTCTGCAAGTGATGGTACTGCAGTCCCGACAGTACGCCGCTTTCAGGTGAGTGTAAAGAATCAGAACGAGGCGCCATCTCTAATCTCACTGGACGTTTTCACGGTGGCTGAAAACTCGGCTCTCTCGTCCAAAGTGGCGACGATCACAGTGTCCGACCCCGATCTCCCGTTTGTTCCTCAAACGTTTCGATGTCGTCTGCTAGATAACGCAGGCGGACGCTTGGGTGTGAACAGATTTGAAATAATTGTATTCGGCCCGATAAACTATGAAGAGACGTCGAAACTAACCGTCTACGTCGAATGTAGTGACCAGGGAGGACTGTCGACGACCTCACTCTTCAGTATCGCTGTCTTGGATAGGGACGATCCTCCAACTGATGTTGGATCAAGCACCGGTCAGTTTCAAGTGTTAGAAAATCTTTCGCCCGGTAGCGTCGTAGCAGTGTTGGTCACAACAGACGAAGATTCTGTGGACAATTTTACGTATTCTGTTAGTTCCAGCAACGTTCCATTCACCGTATCAGGAAATCGTCTTGTCACAACGAGACCCTTGAATTTTGAGTCCCGTCGTTCTTACGTACTTAATATCACGAGTTCGGACACGTCTGGTTTCTCGGTTACTCGCGAAGTTGTTGTATTGGTTTTGAATGCCAATGACAGGCCACTCTCTGTTACGGTACCGAGCGGTGTCTCTGTACTAGAGAACACTCCGATTGGGACATTGATTACTACATTGGGAACCGTGGACGACGACAATGATCAGACATACAATTACACTCTCGTATCTAAACCCAAAGACGTGTCTGTGTCTTCGGACGGCCgcatgtttgtctttgatgcCACAGCAATAGATTACGAAACTTCCACTTCCATAAATTTGGTTGTGCAGAGTGTAGACAGTGGATTCGGTCAACTGTCAGTAGTCCAGTCGGTTACTATACCGATTGTCGATGTAAACGAGGCACCAAGCGATATTATTATTCCCATCTTATCTGTTGCGGAAAACAGTGTCGCTGGTACCGTCGTGTCTAAAGTCGAGGTGTCGGACCCTGACCGCTTTCCACAGTCGTTTACTTGTTCTATGAAACAAGACGCGGACGGAAGATTTCAGGTGAAAGGCGGAGGAGTTGGCTCTCAGCTCATACAACTTTATGTCGGATACAACAGCAGTAACATAAATTACGAGAAGGACAAGGTATTTGACATATTAGTAGACTGCGTTGACAATGGAGGCATGTTTCTTACCAAGACGTTTACATTGTCTGTCATTGATGCCAATGACGCTCCTACTGACATTGTGTTTAGTAAAGATAGTCTGACACCTCAACAGGTAACAAGAGAGGGACAACAGAGAAACATTCTTACGACGCCGTTTGTATCAATATCAGAGAATAGCTCGTATGGTGAGATCGTTGCCTATATTTATGTGATAGACGAGGACAAAGATCAAGTGCACACATGTCAGTTTGACAATGACCAGCCTGATTTTGGGATTCATACCAGAGCCCGGGAAGGTGTTGTGATAGTGGTGCAACAACGATTGGATTACGAGGCCAAGACTCGGTACAAAGTGCGAGTGATTTGTACGGATAGTGGAAACCCACACATGAACGTCACTAGAGCGCTAGTTATCAATGTCATTGATGTTCAGGAATCTCCTGTAGCCATTAACGTCTTTCCCAATACCATTATGGAGAATACACCGAGCGGTACCATGGTGGGGACACTGGACTGTGTTGATCTGGACGTAGGAACGGCCTCTTCGGTATATCTATACAAAATTGTTAGTCTTGGGGCTCGATTTGCAATTGTTGGTTCCAATCAACTCGTTTCAACAGAACCACTGGACTACGAGGAGACTCCAAATATTAGTGTTAGTATTGAAGTAACGAAGGTGCACAACCCACCTCTAAGTCGTCGACAAACCGTCGTTATTCAAGTTACTGACGTCAACGAAGCCGCCACTGATCTATTTGTGAATCATAATCAAAAGACCGTTGTCATCAATGAGACAGCTGGCGTTGGGTCACTAGTCGGCGAGCTGTCGCTTAATGATCCGGACAATAATGACCAATTCTCATTTCTAGTTGTGTCTGGCTCAAATGATACGTTTGTCACTTCAAATGACAATCTAACAGTTTCTGGTACCTTGGATGCCTGGTCACAGGATATCTACAATGTTGTGATTCAAGGTAGTGATTCAGCAGGTCACTCTCTACAAACAGTTATCAACATACTTGTTCAGGAGGTAGATGCTTGTATGACCAACAATGGAGGCTGTGATAGTCATGCGCAGTGCTTTCGTGCTGGACCTGGATTTGCCGGTTGTAAGTGTTTTCCTGGCTTTAGTGGAGACGGATACTCTTGCGTTGATGTGGACGATTGCACTCCAGACCCGTGCAGTTTAGAGAACACTGATCCCAACGGTGGGGGATGTAAGAATGGTTATGGTGGTGTCTTCAACTTCTCTTGTCCATGCCAGAAGGGATGGGGTCAGCCGGACTGTAAGACGGAGGCAAACGAATGTTTGTCGAGTCCTTGTAATCCTGTTGGCACTGAAACCTGCAATGATGTATTCAATGGGTATGAGTGCGAATGTTTACCCGGATGGGAAGGCGACCGATGTGAGATTAATCCCGACGACTGTTTGACGGAAGTCGACCCGTGTCACGGTCACGGAGTTTGCATCGACAAAGTCGGTGGTTACACATGCAACTGCACGGATCCCTACATTGGAGTAAACTGTGATACAGACGACTCTGTTTGTCGTGGACCGGAAACTGTTTGTCCCGTCGACCGCAGTGCGAGATGTGTATCATATCCTCCTACTAACAGTAATCCATATTCTTGCTTCTGTGAACGGCCTTTTAGTCTCGACTGTACTGGGTGTGCTGACGGGTTTGAAGAGAAGGAAGTGGGGAGTTGCACTGACGTCGACGAATGTTTGTCCAACAATCCGTGCTTGAATGGTGGTGAATGTACGAATACGGTAGGGGAGTTTTTATGTAACTGTTCATTTCCCTGGGTTGGATACAAGTGTCACTTTGATTCGAGAAGTGAGCCCATTAAGCCATCTGATCCTGGATCTTCTGACATGACGGTATTAGCAATGGCGATTGCTATCATAGTTCTTGTTGTTGCGATCATCATTATGGCATTTCTGTGGCACAGACATCGGAATCTTCGTCGGATCGTGTACAAGGGTGAGAAAGCTGCTTTCGACGCACGTGAGGGGAGAGTCGACATATCTCCACAGTTTCAGGAAATGATAGATACTGGAGAGGATAGAGGACACCAAGAATTCACTAATCCAACTTTTGATCTAGTAGATAGCGACAATCCTACTGAGTTGGCTGCTGTTACATTGGACAACCCTGTTTATGCAATGAGCACTGGTGTGGGAGATAACCCAATGTATGAGCCAGTAATGGATTTGATTTCAGGAGGTCACGAATATAGTAATCCCGGCTATACCGAGGTCAAGTCTTCTCTCAATTCCGGTCGACTTTGGACAAAGCGTCCGTCTTCAATGGCAAGATTTGAGCAGAATTGA
- the LOC134188350 gene encoding uncharacterized protein LOC134188350 — MSCWHIVEALLVASAFRIITRASAVVTGPVEFLNLPYEGYITANAVADSPVYRLNSEGSLVPLQVQISNAPKKTQLFTLTGTKDDLDKFKIDENAGNVTLKTASPQVNTTVKYIVFGIRRSLIGFSIYAHVTTELTVMVVVDLNSHSPRFSDSSYMGHVAYDAAIGYEILNVSATDGDKGTSGQIFYTIDGGNDKKIFRLGSNSGLLTIERDLSDNSLPTYNLVVKAEDRGVPVRFSTASVIIRVMLPTTTTPTITVRATTSHHSTSSSNTPLVTTESSTTSQTATGAHTTKSVTTTVPSTRKSTTQSAKATTQAGTTSIASTDSPTTVDVTSQISTTATTTGKTTTQLSTGSEMSTRAEKTETASPTSTSERGVTPTNAETSSRTVESTSTSILGSTSEYITNSSVPFLTVTTTKTTTAAPSTTVGSTSRAAMTPVVTTQDSTSSVRTTAKSTDTAVTTEGTTTLTPVVTTQDSTNSIPTTAKSTNTAATIEGTTTLTRVITTQDSTSSIPTTAKSTTTAVTTEGTTTLYPTTNAPTTTSSFSTFSSSTQRSTTRLVPSTEQITTPSSSSQAYLTTDVFTTKRAKVSTDSQPTTGPSTDKSTTNLATTRLPTHLPSTAMQVTATPLSSHPTKSQIRTADNTKFFTKRSESNTASTVNGKSQTLSATPGQSKTSQKTVVPSHRGSSGVTPSVSTQSNTRKSPPINQENTSTEALPAWALVLIPTNLVIVVFGFLLLIFVKCRKNWNKNNRTGQRRNKDNSFLDGWLTTQLDYLSRASREGPSPNDDYEQHTPFYGEPWEIHNRLNDIEFEASSLSRQNTQNSRKHSRNSRKSSDRSQKKDSRGQDVEGDRLEYVGEWSEVVGSRLTSPLFSSPETDRWQDNSLYVPSQNSPMSVRQHTSSGIPGAYSTMVDFESDNRFFTPIPQTVDIDYADQNDPLGEYAQSSMSDTWQEYEYRPTLTRIAEESDDENPAVDDLSRPLSFVSGTASDRRSKRTQLARFSPPVAYLNDYESSTDDLSDVDESGDAEDRRYYYRTPKQSVSQEVVSGISSSTENIVRLASGVPTASTDSDREIQNRKDSRLLVDALTWHPPEKQLSLKEALVAWHAGQEQDCSHL; from the exons ATGAGCTGCTGGCACATTGTGGAAGCTCTTCTTGTAGCGAGTGCATTTCGGATCATAACACGAGCCTCGGCAG ttgtGACGGGTCCGGTTGAGTTTCTCAATCTGCCGTACGAAGGTTACATCACTGCGAATGCCGTCGCGGACAGCCCCGTTTATCGTCTGAACAGCGAAGGCAGTTTGGTGCCGTTACAAGTTCAAATAAGCAACGCACCCAAAAAAACTCAACTCTTCACTTTGACAGGGACGAAAGACGATTTGGACAAGTTCAAGATCGATGAAAATGCCGGGAATGTGACGCtgaagacggcgagtccgcaAGTAAACACGACCGTTAAGTATATCGTCTTCGGTATTCGCAGGAGCTTGATAGGATTCTCTATCTACGCGCACGTTACGACCGAGTTAACAGTGATGGTGGTCGTCGATCTCAATTCGCATTCTCCTCGATTCTCCGACTCTTCCTACATGGGTCACGTAGCCTACGATGCTGCAATCGGTTACGAAATTCTAAACGTTTCAGCAACCGATGGTGATAAGGGAACGAGTGGACAGATATTTTATACAATCGATGGTGGAAATGATAAGAAAATCTTTAGGCTGGGCAGTAACTCTGGATTGCTAACTATAGAGAGAGATTTATCGGATAACTCGCTACCCACATACAATCTTGTTGTGAAAGCAGAAGATAGAGGTGTCCCGGTCAGATTTAGCACGGCAAGCGTGATTATTAGAGTCATGTTGCCTACGACCACTACTCCGACTATCACGGTTCGAGCAACCACGAGCCATCATAGCACATCGTCATCGAACACGCCACTAGTGACCACAGAATCGTCTACAACTTCCCAAACGGCAACCGGAGCCCACACGACCAAATCGGTTACTACAACCGTACCTAGCACTCGCAAATCGACAACACAATCTGCCAAAGCAACCACACAAGCTGGGACGACATCGATTGCATCTACCGACTCGCCTACGACTGTAGACGTGACATCTCAAATTTCGACTACTGCTACGACTACTGGAAAGACAACGACACAATTATCGACTGGGTCAGAGATGAGTACACGAGCAGAGAAGACTGAAACGGCATCTCCTACGTCGACAAGCGAGAGAGGGGTCACTCCTACGAATGCCGAGACATCTAGTCGTACCGTTGAAAGCACCTCGACATCTATATTAGGATCCACATCTGAGTACATTACAAATTCTTCTGTTCCTTTTCTAACCGTCACTACCACCAAAACCACTACTGCTGCACCATCTACTACGGTTGGAAGTACGTCTCGAGCAGCAATGACTCCAGTGGTCACGACACAAGATTCGACAAGTTCAGTACGTACTACAGCAAAGTCGACAGATACAGCAGTGACGACAGAAGGAACGACGACTTTGACTCCAGTGGTCACGACACAAGATTCAACAAATTCAATACCGACTACAGCAAAATCAACAAATACGGCAGCCACAATAGAGGGAACAACGACTTTGACTCGAGTGATCACGACACAAGATTCGACAAGTTCAATACCGACGACAGCAAAGTCGACAACTACAGCAGTCACAACAGAGGGAACGACAACTTTGTATCCTACTACAAACGCACCAACGACGACGAGTTCTTTTTCAACATTTTCTTCATCTACACAGCGCTCGACCACTAGACTAGTACCTTCTACAGAACAGATTACGACCCCGTCCTCTTCATCACAAGCTTACCTGACTACAGATgtatttactacaaaaagagCTAAAGTTTCGACGGATTCTCAGCCGACTACGGGACCGTCTACTGACAAATCGACGACCAATCTTGCCACGACTCGATTGCCAACTCACTTACCGTCTACTGCAATGCAAGTAACGGCTACACCATTGTCATCCCATCCAACAAAATCGCAAATACGAACGGCAGACAACACTAAATTCTTTACAAAACGGAGTGAGTCAAATACAGCCAGTACAGTCAATGGAAAGAGTCAGACATTGTCGGCAACACCCGGCCAGTCAAAAACATCACAAAAAACGGTCGTTCCCAGTCACAGGGGATCTTCGGGCGTCACCCCTTCTGTGTCAACCCAGTCGAATACACGAAAGAGTCCCCCGATAAATCAGGAAAATACATCGACAG AAGCGTTACCGGCATGGGCTCTGGTACTTATACCCACCAACTTAGTGATTGTTGTTTTTGGATTTCTTCTTTTGATATTTGTCAAATGCAGGAA AAATTGGAACAAGAACAATCGTACAGGTCAACGTAGAAACAAAGACAACTCGTTCTTAGACGGTTGGCTTACAACGCAACTCGATTATCTGAGTCGAGCATCAAGAGAAGGACCGTCGCCGAATGATGATTACGAACAACATACTCCTTTTTACGGCGAGCCGTGGGAAATACACAATCGTCTAAACGACATAGAATTCGAGGCTTCCTCGTTATCTCgtcaaaacacacaaaacagcagaAAACACTCAAGAAATAGCCGTAAAAGCAGCGATCGATCTCAAAAGAAAGATAGTCGGGGGCAAGACGTAGAAGGAGACAGACTGGAGTACGTTGGCGAATGGTCAGAGGTGGTCGGATCTCGTCTCACGTCTCCTCTGTTCTCGAGTCCAGAAACCGACCGTTGGCAAGACAATTCTCTGTATGTTCCTTCTCAAAACTCACCGATGAGTGTTAGACAGCACACTTCATCTGGGATTCCTGGAGCATACTCTACGATGGTCGATTTCGAATCAGATAATCGTTTCTTTACACCAATACCTCAAACTGTCGATATTGATTACGCAGACCAAAATGATCCGTTAGGAGAGTATGCCCAATCATCAATGTCT GATACGTGGCAAGAGTACGAGTACCGTCCCACTCTAACGCGTATTGCGGAGGAGTCCGATGATGAAAACCCTGCAGTGGACGACCTCTCTCGACCTCTCTCTTTCGTCAGTGGTACTGCATCTGATCGTCGCAGCAAACGTACTCAGCTGGCTCGTTTCTCTCCTCCCGTGGCTTATCTAAACGATTACGAATCGAGCACAGACGATTTGTCTGACGTAGACGAGAGTGGAGACGCAGAGGACAGACGCTACTACTACCGCACACCCAAGCAGTCGGTTTCTCAAGAGGTCGTATCTGGGATATCATCTAGTACAGAAAACATTGTACGGCTTGCAAGTGGTGTGCCGACTGCTTCTACTGATAGCGACAGAGAAATACAAAATCGTAAAGACTCGAGGCTGCTAGTAGACGCCCTCACATGGCATCCACCAGAAAAACAATTATCTCTAAAGGAGGCACTGGTGGCTTGGCATGCGGGTCAGGAACAAGACTGCTCACACTTGTAG